CGGAGGGCACCGTGCTGACGCCGAGCGCGCCGGTGCGCTCGTGCAGCGCCCAGCTCGGGCCGGACGGGCTGGACCTGCTCGAGCAGGAGCTCTACCGGGCGTGGGAGGTGCTGGACGCGGCTTCGGGCACGGGAGCGGACCCGTGGTCGCGGCTTGTCGCGCCGCCGCCACTGCACCGCCGCCACGGCGCGTGGGCGGTGGTGACCGTACGCGGCGGCGAGGACCTGCACGGCCGGGTGCGCGGCCGGATGCGGGCGCTGCTGAGCGCCCTGAAGGAGCTGGGTGTGACCGGCACGCACGCCTGGCCGCGGCCGTTCACCACCGATCCGGTGACCCGGTACGCCGTGGGCCTGGGCCGGACCCCGCCGGACGCGGCCACGCTGGCGGCGGCGGCCGCACGCTGGTCGGCCGGGCTGCCCGGGGTCACCGTCGAGCGGGCCGACAACGGCGCGGTGCCGACGCTGCGCTGAGCCGGGTCACTCGTGCACGACCACCACCGGGCAGGCCGCGTGGTGGACCAGGGCGTGGCTGACCGAGCCGAGCATCAGGCTGGCGAAGCCGCCCCGGCCCCGGCAGCCGACCACGACCGTCTCGGCCCCGGCCGACGCCTCGACCAGGGCCCGCGCGGCCGTCTGCTTCAGCACGAGCTTGCGTACGTCCACCTCCGGGTAGCGCGACAGCCAGGGCGCGAGCGCGTCGTTGAGCACCATCCGGGCCCGGACCTCCAGCGCGTCCTGCATATCGAGCCCGGCGGTGGCCTCGCTGAGCGAGCCGACCCAGGCGTGCAGCACGGTCAGCCCGACGCCGCGCAGGCTCGCCAGCTCGAACGCGACCCGGGCGGCCGCCGCGGAGCGGGGCGAGCCGTCGACGCCCAGCACGATGCGCCTGCCCTCGTCCGGGTCCGGGGCGGTACGCGGCCGGATCACCGCGACCGGGCAGGTGGCGTGCATGGCGGTCTGCAGGCTGGTGGAGCCGAGCAGCAGGTCATGGAAGCCGCCGTGGCCACGGCTGCCGACGGCGAGCAGGGCGGCCTCCTTCGCCTCGCGGATGAGCCCGTGCGCCGGGTCGTCACAGACGATGGCGGTGGTCGTGGGGACCTGCC
The Catellatospora sp. IY07-71 DNA segment above includes these coding regions:
- a CDS encoding universal stress protein, whose translation is MNTTLPAPIVVGVDGSTCSDLALDWAIEEARLRGAPLRLVYVVDSPGPRGAYGYLTDEVTTFGEDLLAGARELAAARQVPTTTAIVCDDPAHGLIREAKEAALLAVGSRGHGGFHDLLLGSTSLQTAMHATCPVAVIRPRTAPDPDEGRRIVLGVDGSPRSAAAARVAFELASLRGVGLTVLHAWVGSLSEATAGLDMQDALEVRARMVLNDALAPWLSRYPEVDVRKLVLKQTAARALVEASAGAETVVVGCRGRGGFASLMLGSVSHALVHHAACPVVVVHE